A genomic window from Sporosarcina sp. Marseille-Q4063 includes:
- a CDS encoding DUF2500 domain-containing protein translates to MFFEPGSFVDTMFMIGIFIVIVFIIIKGATEWSSNNNSPKLTVPAKVVTKRTSTSGGAHHSTDHMHSMTTTSYYVTFQFESGDRSEFSLNGSQFGMLAEQILGCSLSKAHAI, encoded by the coding sequence ATGTTTTTTGAACCTGGGTCTTTTGTAGATACAATGTTTATGATTGGTATTTTTATTGTTATAGTCTTTATCATCATTAAAGGGGCCACCGAATGGAGTTCAAATAATAATTCCCCGAAACTGACTGTTCCCGCTAAAGTTGTCACGAAAAGAACAAGTACATCTGGAGGTGCTCATCACTCGACTGATCATATGCATTCGATGACAACAACGTCTTATTATGTAACGTTTCAATTTGAAAGTGGAGATCGGTCGGAGTTTTCTTTAAACGGTTCACAATTTGGAATGTTGGCGGAGCAGATATTGGGATGCTCACTTTCCAAGGCACACGCTATCTAG
- a CDS encoding glycosyl hydrolase family 18 protein, which produces MQIHVVKKGESLWDLSHQFGIPIEQIINVNQLETPEKLVVGQALIIPTSTPVTAKPVIDVNAYTINTGETGAEEIHTVGKYLTYWMPFAYRMTDTGGLEAIDDSAMIQAAIEERVVPVLCITNFSATEAGSTLAHTILSNNDIQERLLTNIVSLMQEKGYRGINVDFENVLPADRVLYNQFLQRTVDRLHPEGYFVSTALAPKVSGEQKGLLYEAHDYEAHGRIVDFVVLMTYEWGYRLGPPQAISPLNQIKRVLDYAVTVIPRDKIFFGFQIYARDWVLPHVPGTEAETFSQQEAVRRAVQHDVAIQFDETAQSPFFRYADDQGQTHEVWFEDARSAQAKFDTVKNYNLRGISYWVLGYPYPQNWALLEDNFIIRKRM; this is translated from the coding sequence ATGCAGATTCATGTTGTGAAAAAAGGAGAATCACTATGGGATCTATCTCACCAATTCGGCATTCCGATTGAACAAATCATTAATGTAAATCAATTGGAAACACCTGAAAAACTTGTTGTAGGTCAAGCACTAATCATCCCGACATCGACTCCAGTGACAGCTAAGCCAGTTATCGATGTGAATGCTTATACGATTAATACAGGAGAAACAGGTGCCGAAGAAATTCACACTGTCGGCAAATATTTAACCTATTGGATGCCATTCGCATATCGGATGACAGATACTGGCGGCCTGGAAGCTATTGATGATTCCGCAATGATTCAAGCAGCTATAGAGGAGCGGGTCGTTCCCGTATTATGCATTACCAATTTTAGCGCAACAGAAGCAGGTTCAACATTAGCACATACCATTCTATCAAATAATGACATTCAAGAACGTTTATTAACGAATATCGTATCGTTAATGCAAGAAAAAGGTTATCGAGGTATAAATGTTGACTTTGAAAACGTATTACCCGCGGATCGTGTACTATATAATCAATTTTTACAGCGTACTGTTGACCGCTTACATCCAGAAGGTTATTTTGTTTCTACCGCCCTTGCGCCGAAAGTTAGCGGCGAGCAAAAAGGGTTATTATATGAGGCGCATGATTACGAAGCGCATGGAAGAATTGTTGACTTTGTTGTGTTAATGACATATGAGTGGGGATATCGACTTGGTCCGCCCCAAGCCATTTCACCTCTTAATCAAATAAAACGTGTACTTGATTATGCGGTTACTGTTATTCCTAGGGACAAGATTTTTTTCGGGTTTCAAATTTATGCGCGTGATTGGGTCCTACCGCATGTACCCGGAACAGAGGCAGAGACTTTTAGTCAACAAGAAGCCGTTCGGCGCGCAGTGCAACATGATGTAGCTATTCAATTTGACGAGACAGCCCAGTCCCCTTTCTTTCGTTATGCTGATGATCAAGGTCAGACGCATGAAGTATGGTTTGAGGATGCCCGTAGCGCGCAGGCAAAGTTTGATACGGTGAAAAATTATAATTTGCGCGGGATTAGTTACTGGGTACTCGGTTATCCATACCCACAAAATTGGGCATTACTCGAAGACAATTTTATCATTCGAAAAAGAATGTAA
- the fni gene encoding type 2 isopentenyl-diphosphate Delta-isomerase, giving the protein MTGPIDKRKSEHIQIALEEKVTGHSISTGFELVSFLHNALPEIDFEEISIHTKFLEHECKTPFLISSMTGGAEFAETINRNLAEAAEERGWALALGSTRALIESEKFRSSFQVRKYAPSIPIIANLGAVQFNYGFGTDECRRIIEMTESDALVLHLNSIQEVIQPEGNTNFKNLLLKIEQLCAEVGVPVGVKEVGWGIDGATAKKLCDVGISFIDVAGAGGTSWSQVEKFRSSIPVKRKAADAFSEWGIPTVDCITSVRDHIENQPVIASGGIKTGVEAAKAIALGSDLVGVGRSILKEATESLEDVMEVMETRELELRMAMFGIGAATLKELQDTDRLRVESR; this is encoded by the coding sequence ATGACTGGTCCTATTGATAAAAGGAAATCAGAACATATTCAAATTGCATTAGAAGAAAAAGTGACAGGACATTCAATTTCAACCGGATTTGAACTCGTCAGTTTTCTTCATAATGCTTTACCCGAAATAGATTTTGAGGAAATATCAATTCATACAAAGTTTTTGGAACATGAATGCAAAACGCCATTTCTAATAAGTTCAATGACTGGCGGCGCTGAATTTGCGGAAACGATCAATCGGAACTTAGCAGAAGCCGCTGAGGAAAGAGGTTGGGCGTTAGCATTAGGATCTACACGCGCTTTAATCGAAAGCGAAAAATTCCGGTCTTCTTTCCAAGTAAGAAAGTATGCACCGAGTATCCCGATTATCGCAAATCTAGGCGCAGTGCAATTCAATTATGGCTTTGGAACGGATGAATGCAGGCGTATTATCGAAATGACAGAGTCAGATGCGCTTGTTCTGCACTTAAATAGCATTCAAGAAGTCATTCAGCCTGAAGGCAATACAAATTTCAAGAATTTATTGCTGAAAATCGAACAACTTTGCGCTGAAGTTGGCGTTCCCGTCGGCGTGAAAGAAGTCGGTTGGGGAATTGACGGCGCTACGGCTAAAAAGTTATGTGATGTAGGCATTTCTTTTATTGATGTTGCAGGCGCAGGTGGTACTTCATGGAGTCAAGTCGAGAAATTCCGCTCGTCGATTCCAGTGAAACGAAAAGCTGCTGATGCTTTCAGCGAGTGGGGAATACCGACCGTCGATTGCATTACATCAGTAAGAGATCATATCGAAAACCAACCTGTTATTGCAAGCGGCGGCATAAAGACCGGCGTCGAAGCAGCTAAAGCCATTGCATTGGGAAGCGACCTGGTCGGTGTCGGGCGTTCGATTTTGAAAGAAGCCACTGAATCCCTGGAAGATGTAATGGAAGTCATGGAAACAAGAGAATTAGAACTCCGGATGGCGATGTTCGGTATTGGGGCAGCAACACTTAAAGAACTACAAGACACGGATCGTTTGAGAGTAGAATCCAGATAA
- the mvk gene encoding mevalonate kinase yields the protein MVAIPRKTAVGTAHSKLILIGEHAVVYGKPAIALPFPAIEARATIEEINNNKTISFESPYYSGPYEEIPGSMEGIAVCINETMKCLMQKPEGLRICLESTIPLGRGLGSSAAIAISIVRGLFLYFGQVLNDEKLKELVHIAETFAHGNPSGIDAAASSNDHPIWFQRGSSIASLEIGGPFYLVVADSGRIGNTRGAVESIKEMYNLDAVKTEQSLNALEANTFKAKSALIAGEIDLLGNTLDAAQRELTLLGVSDSGIDRLVSAAKEKGALGAKLTGGGRGGCILALAKNHQHAKELEEALLTAGAFQTWSFEVGKN from the coding sequence ATGGTTGCCATACCTCGTAAAACTGCAGTAGGCACTGCACATAGTAAGTTAATATTGATAGGCGAGCATGCGGTTGTCTATGGTAAGCCAGCGATTGCACTCCCGTTTCCAGCGATTGAAGCACGAGCTACAATCGAAGAAATTAATAATAATAAAACAATTTCATTTGAATCTCCATATTATAGTGGACCTTACGAAGAAATACCTGGAAGTATGGAAGGAATTGCAGTTTGTATTAATGAAACCATGAAATGCTTAATGCAAAAACCAGAAGGACTTAGAATTTGTTTAGAATCAACAATACCTTTGGGACGTGGTTTAGGTTCAAGTGCTGCGATTGCAATTTCTATCGTGAGGGGCTTGTTTCTTTACTTTGGACAAGTACTGAACGACGAGAAACTCAAGGAACTTGTCCATATCGCCGAAACCTTTGCACACGGAAATCCAAGCGGGATTGATGCGGCGGCGTCTTCAAATGACCATCCAATTTGGTTTCAACGAGGAAGTTCTATCGCATCCTTAGAAATAGGTGGTCCATTTTATCTCGTAGTTGCGGATTCGGGCCGAATTGGCAATACGCGCGGAGCAGTCGAAAGCATCAAAGAAATGTATAATCTTGATGCAGTCAAAACCGAACAATCCCTTAATGCACTTGAAGCTAATACATTTAAAGCTAAAAGCGCACTGATTGCTGGCGAGATTGACTTGCTAGGGAATACCCTGGATGCTGCGCAACGAGAGCTCACTCTATTAGGCGTGAGCGATTCCGGTATCGATCGATTAGTCTCTGCCGCAAAGGAAAAAGGTGCGCTCGGAGCTAAGTTAACAGGTGGGGGTCGGGGCGGGTGCATACTCGCACTTGCAAAAAACCACCAACATGCAAAAGAACTTGAAGAAGCATTACTTACAGCCGGAGCCTTTCAAACTTGGAGTTTCGAGGTAGGCAAAAATTGA
- a CDS encoding phosphomevalonate kinase: MMQTTTHHIKVPGKLMIAGEYSVLEPDRRAIVVAVNRYMNAEIKENDRNLLSLPQLGLNNVTWDFDEVEVNFSSSDSKLTFIRNAISTFNSFIVEKSIHPRPFSLLITSELDDSSGKKYGLGSSAAVVVTTITSLFKFYELKPTAELIYKLSAIAHFKTQGNGSCADIAASTYGGWIQYAAFTSTWLLDELRKETPLLKIVEQRWPSLLIENISPPKDLILCVGWTGNIAATAPMVTKIKHLRDSRPSEYVNFIEQSEKAVSSLINSFKKNDSVLAISSLKLNREAIKRLSDSAEVNIETPKLKTLIQLADKYGSGKTSGAGGGDCGIAFVQKEKDAEYLYNEWKSEDILPLRLNVSKYGAL, translated from the coding sequence ATGATGCAGACCACCACACATCATATTAAAGTGCCAGGAAAACTGATGATTGCCGGGGAGTATTCCGTGCTGGAACCCGACAGGCGAGCAATAGTCGTTGCTGTCAATCGATATATGAATGCAGAAATAAAAGAAAACGATCGAAATCTTCTTTCACTACCGCAATTGGGCTTAAATAATGTTACATGGGATTTCGATGAAGTGGAAGTGAATTTCAGCAGCTCAGATTCGAAGTTGACCTTTATTCGAAATGCAATTAGCACATTCAATTCTTTTATAGTAGAAAAATCGATTCATCCTCGACCATTTTCCTTACTGATTACTAGCGAGCTGGACGATTCATCCGGAAAAAAATACGGTTTAGGCTCGAGTGCCGCAGTAGTTGTCACGACCATTACATCTTTGTTCAAATTTTACGAATTAAAACCGACAGCTGAATTGATCTATAAACTTTCAGCTATCGCCCATTTCAAAACTCAAGGAAATGGTTCCTGCGCGGATATTGCCGCATCTACATACGGCGGCTGGATTCAATACGCCGCTTTTACATCCACATGGCTTTTGGATGAACTACGAAAAGAAACACCGTTACTGAAAATTGTTGAGCAGAGATGGCCAAGTCTTTTAATTGAAAACATAAGCCCGCCAAAAGATCTAATTCTCTGCGTCGGATGGACAGGGAATATCGCTGCCACGGCTCCGATGGTTACCAAGATCAAGCATTTACGCGACAGTCGACCGAGCGAATATGTAAACTTTATTGAGCAAAGTGAAAAAGCAGTAAGCAGTCTAATTAACAGTTTCAAGAAAAATGACAGCGTCTTGGCGATTTCAAGTCTTAAACTAAATCGGGAAGCGATTAAACGATTAAGTGATTCGGCAGAGGTTAATATAGAAACGCCCAAACTCAAAACGTTAATTCAACTGGCCGATAAGTATGGCAGTGGTAAAACATCAGGTGCGGGCGGCGGCGATTGTGGAATCGCCTTTGTTCAGAAAGAAAAAGATGCAGAGTATTTGTATAACGAATGGAAATCAGAAGATATATTGCCTTTGCGATTAAACGTATCTAAATACGGTGCATTATGA
- the mvaD gene encoding diphosphomevalonate decarboxylase, with amino-acid sequence MEATAKAHTNIALIKYWGKRNEELFLPMNSNLSITLDQFYTITSVQFCECLTADKFYLNDTLATEDETKKISEFLDLIRNLSGVKKYAVVDSTNKVPTAAGFASSASGFAALAAAATKALGMDIDEPTLSTIARRGSGSACRSIYGGYVEWKKGQLPDGTDSHAEQILPEEKWDLSILSVLLEPKQKKILSREGMKRSVETSPFYQGWLDTVDEDLEVAKQAINQRNFEMLGDVLERNAMKMHATTLGANPPFMYWQSATFDVMEKVQELRESGIHAYFTIDAGPNVKVLCQPKDEEYVREALMSVTSVQDVFTCHPGPGISYLPQTKRKTCC; translated from the coding sequence TTGGAAGCAACAGCTAAAGCTCATACGAATATTGCTTTAATTAAATATTGGGGAAAACGTAATGAAGAATTATTTTTACCGATGAACAGCAACCTTTCCATCACATTGGACCAGTTTTACACAATAACTTCCGTTCAGTTTTGCGAATGTCTAACAGCAGATAAGTTTTACTTAAATGATACATTGGCAACTGAAGATGAAACTAAAAAAATTAGTGAATTTTTAGACCTGATACGAAATCTATCAGGCGTGAAAAAATATGCGGTTGTAGATTCTACAAACAAAGTGCCTACTGCTGCTGGTTTCGCTTCCTCGGCGTCCGGTTTTGCAGCATTAGCCGCGGCGGCGACAAAAGCATTGGGCATGGATATCGATGAACCAACGCTTTCCACAATCGCACGGCGTGGTTCGGGTTCTGCATGTCGATCAATATACGGCGGCTATGTAGAATGGAAAAAAGGGCAGCTACCTGACGGGACAGACTCTCATGCCGAGCAGATTTTACCTGAAGAGAAATGGGATTTAAGTATTTTATCCGTCCTTTTAGAACCGAAACAGAAAAAAATCTTAAGCCGTGAAGGCATGAAACGATCTGTCGAAACATCGCCTTTTTATCAAGGTTGGTTAGACACTGTAGATGAAGATTTGGAAGTCGCAAAACAAGCCATCAACCAGCGCAACTTCGAAATGCTTGGGGATGTCCTCGAAAGAAATGCCATGAAAATGCACGCGACAACATTAGGGGCAAATCCGCCTTTCATGTACTGGCAAAGCGCAACTTTCGATGTAATGGAAAAGGTCCAAGAATTGAGGGAGTCGGGTATTCATGCGTACTTCACAATTGACGCCGGTCCGAATGTTAAGGTTCTTTGCCAGCCTAAAGATGAAGAGTATGTCCGAGAAGCGTTAATGTCCGTGACTTCTGTACAAGATGTGTTTACTTGCCATCCAGGTCCTGGAATTTCCTATTTGCCTCAGACAAAAAGAAAGACGTGTTGTTGA